Within Seriola aureovittata isolate HTS-2021-v1 ecotype China chromosome 12, ASM2101889v1, whole genome shotgun sequence, the genomic segment AAGAATCAGAATCGGGGAAGAGGCCATGGCATGTTTGTAGGCGACATCTGAAGCAGAGGACTAAACACAGCGACTAACTTGAAGGTATTCATGGAAACAATGAGAACTGAGTTTGAAGGATGTGAGCAAAGCAAAAGGAGATTTTTACCTCACGTGCATTGGCCTACTTTCTCCACATATGACCTAGGCAAGAGAGCAGCTTTCATCTCTGATGAGCACTTGTTGGTAGGCGCAACACTTCGCTCTCCAAGGACTTGTAGGTTTTTGAAGTAGCTGACCTCTTGAACGTAATGAAGCATTAACATGACCAGACACCAGCTGAGGTTTTCCCCAGCATTTCCATGCGCCACTTTAGGGGCTAATTACTCAAACCCCACTAGAGGTATGATCTCGGTACACTATGAAGTCGTCAACACATCTGGGTATAAATAGTTTTGAAACATGTACAGGATTCACTGGGCCAAAAAGCATCTTTAGTTTTTAGATCGTAGGAAACCAGGCAGAGAGCTTGTCAAAAGAAGTggacttaaaaaaataaaattaaaaaaataaaaaaataagaccaGATTACAGCTTATCTTGCTTTACTATATCTTATCCAGAGAACTTCACTTGACTAAACTGCCAATTTTTAGTTGTCCTCCAGAGACATCCATGTGCAATTTCAGTGTTTTGAGCAGTTGACTTGGTTCTCACGCAGCATTACAGTAACAGATGAACCTACAGCTCTAAGCTTAGCTTCCCCCATGTGGTAGTTTTAAAAGGCAAAAGAATCAAGATTATTTTCCACAGTCTGTTTAATAGGCTCCATGAAGCcaaactgacaaagaaaaaaaaatgttgatcatACAAAGAACATAAAGTACAAAACTGTTCCCGGTTGAGATATTACTTTGGGGAAACGAAGTTACATTTTCGATCACTTAAACAAGATTAGTCcattttacagcacatttaaaatgcagatgTTGAGCAGAGCACAGAAGATACCTTGGACAGACTGTAGCATGCTGCAATTTGCAACTTCATGAACAGCCGGCCACTTCGGATGTGTAGTTCACCAGTCTGAAAGGAATTCACTCTTTTGGGAAATTGAACACACAGGAGCCTCAGCTAAACTAAGTTTTTGATAGTAAAAAGGAATTTAGCATTAAATCCcccaaaagtttttttctaGAGTAAATGGATCTTTCCTCACTCAGTTTAAAACCTGACAGGAGGTAGGCGAGTCACAGAGACTGAGAggggaaataagaaaaaaatgaaacaaaaaaacaaagaaaaccaaacaagcCCCATCGgatatttcaatataaaaaaacaaactcaaaaactAAGGAATTAAATGAGGAAACACTTTAACGTGCTGGACAAAAAGTCTACAGCGATGGTAGCGGCTGTTCAACGAAAAGCCAAGTGGAGAGTCATTGTTTGAGCCCCCAAATGGGGACTTGTGGTACTTATCAGATTACAGAGATGCCTTGTAGTTAAACGATCTTTTTAGAGCAATAAAGATGCCCAATCGAGCAATGTAAGAGTCTTGAACTGTAATTTGTAACATGGTTTGTTAAGGAATGACCAAAACTCAtggctacattttttttttaagatgcttGAGCTACTACAACAGAACTACAAAACTAAGGTCAGCAATAACACGTGGACATTTTTCTTGAGGAGCGCATCTTTGAAATACAGCCAGCCAAGTGATGATCTTGAATCAGGGAGATGTTTACTCGTGTGTAGCTGAGGATAAGAAGTGGGCACACAGGTAAAGACACTGAAAGTTCCAACACTGGAGTTTCACAACATCCCCTTCAACCCACCAGACAGTCCAAAAACCCTCCCTCATTTTTTGCCTAAGGGGCTCCATCAACTGAGATACGAGCAATATTAGAATAGCAAATGCTGAATGTTACCTAAAGTGTTTCAAATGGTTTGCCAGCCTCTTTATCAGAGTGGGGGCGGGGGGGCTAGCAAAATTTGCCAACGGTGTACAGAGAGGCATCGACTTGGGCACAAGTACAAAACTGAGGGGCGTACATGATACAAGTCTTCATATGTTGGGGCTGTGAAATTGTCTTAATTCAGTGTTTGACCACTTCTAATGTGATGGTGTTTATAATTCTCAGCCTACCACCGCCAACTATGCATGTACTTTTTTTATATGTACGATTTTAAGGAACTAGATTCCGATATTAAACTGGCCTTTTAGTTAAATCGTATTATATATGCAAGTTCATTTAGTGttatattttaaagtttgaaaatgacAGCCCCAACATAAGTCTACATACACAATACAAATGCATTTCATTCATGCTTACCATAGCTGTCATATCCATCGCGGTAGGATCCAGAGCGGTCACCATATCCACCCTGACCCCTGGGAATTAAGCAAACATTTAATTAGCATGACTATGTTAAATTGACTACCATGTGATATCATGAAGTCTCAACTGTGGTTTGGAAAGCATATTTACCTATTTTCTCTGTAGCCACCTGAGGAGTATCCCCCACTCCTGtatccaccaccaccaccaccaaagctcctctctccacctccgAAGCTCCTCTCGCCATAGCTCCTGTCGCCGTAGCTCCTGTCGCCGTTGTATCCCCCACCTCCaaagtcaataaaaataaatagacaaagCAAGATAAATATGGGCGACTTGACAGTAAACCGAACaaactacaaatatatttgGGCCACCGGTTCTCACCTCGGGAATAACCACGTCCACCTCTCCCCCGGGATCCACTGAATCTGCCACCTCGTGGGCCTGAACTGAAACCTCCTCTGGAGCGCCCGCCCTTTCCTGCTTCATCGACACGAATAGCCCGGCCATCTAGGGTCTGCAACACAAAGGGCATTAttgaatataaaaaagaaaaaaccccaATCCATAGCAATGTAGTACTGTAAGTCAAACAGACTGATAAATACATCTTGCATACAagcatgcatatatatatatatgcaaatgTTTGAGCAAAGGGTTAACATGAAGACTCTGGCCATTTTGGTATATacaagaaaaaccaaaaaaaaagaaaaaaaaaaagcacacaaaacAATTTATAAGGAATAGGTGGTTAATAGTTCTTTACCTTGCCGTTCATGGCGTCCAACGCATCTTTTGCATCTTCTGCACTATCATATTTCACAAAGCCGAAACCACGAGATCTTCccgtctctttgtctctgatcACATCCActaatggagggaa encodes:
- the cirbpa gene encoding cold inducible RNA binding protein a isoform X2, with protein sequence MSDEGKLFIGGLSFETNEESLAAAFGKYGTIEKVDVIRDKETGRSRGFGFVKYDSAEDAKDALDAMNGKTLDGRAIRVDEAGKGGRSRGGFSSGPRGGRFSGSRGRGGRGYSRGGGYNGDRSYGDRSYGERSFGGGERSFGGGGGGYRSGGYSSGGYRENRGQGGYGDRSGSYRDGYDSYDW
- the cirbpa gene encoding cold inducible RNA binding protein a isoform X1, whose translation is MSDEGKLFIGGLSFETNEESLAAAFGKYGTIEKVDVIRDKETGRSRGFGFVKYDSAEDAKDALDAMNGKTLDGRAIRVDEAGKGGRSRGGFSSGPRGGRFSGSRGRGGRGYSRGGGYNGDRSYGDRSYGERSFGGGERSFGGGGGGYRSGGYSSGGYRENRGQGGYGDRSGSYRDGYDSYATHE